From Pyrenophora tritici-repentis strain M4 chromosome 1, whole genome shotgun sequence, the proteins below share one genomic window:
- a CDS encoding Arp, Ankyrin repeat protein has translation MSNQEQSSPQIPLPPLPATHVDWISHVTNHPDTPLRELITPYKEYDSKLREVFAQQPNHPAAAKPNIVPVFAGHEQDLKIRARNLAAESEAERQCYLMPLKKWDRKTNGTPAVVQSLKEFQKNFQLFSESSLVDMDWSNVVVAGSAVVTSLLPVPEEHNRSKRALREYYHQQLAPASDVDLFLYGLTEEQAVEKIKQIEQRIRDSILTETTTVRTKNAITIASQYPTRHVQIVLRIYRSISEILTCFDVDCSCAAYDGSQVYASPRALAAYMTQINTIDLTRRSPSYENRLSKYSHRGFEIYWPLLDRSRIDPTIFERSFGRTLGLARLLVLENLPSNADREAYVDQRRAERGRPAINRWGGRGFTGNMKEEHDDEVAEWVETDEVSDYHTFTIPYGPKYHARKIERLLYAKDLLLNAEWNRPKERETTLHRHPAFFGNATDVIGDCCGYCPEPITPEDKDIVGEENKVYVSGSLLFIKDNPGRQAIGSFNPLTNDDWTEMAYVGNTARLCQAIVEGDLEHVQDWLLQEGADPNQRDYTGRTPLQLAVMTSTPGIVQVLIDGGARIVARLVDGKTALHLAAMRGETAMVKALLIKSEANEELEAEKDALKKGAPKPTGHDNQNMADVETAVDNGAETGTKSQGNTQDPENAEHDRDDDSEEESDIDLLDEDSENNDATTENSIVKVNRRNSVDTHDAMLDSTDDDEPDVYDVNVLAWDAPVSALHLAIANGHTDVVKMLVQEFGADVFLPVKLVHDFNKSARAAILPIVLSLQLPQEKAKEMTELLIDLGASPAQADVEHVTALQYFAAHGVELLATMISANQPAAQRALGHISMPNGHFNRDNMDILSTAIRNGDETAVDVLLELGAKPEIDFGTYMTSLKSKWDAGGSSEENEKSFRRSFTQPIFSAISAEMPSVILKLLDAGANMNSLTATAWDAIHSRRSYGNNDIHTLLDAVRQKVEDMREFLKTGKVPHWNGGYMFSHNLGNPFPPIVFKDDCEYLQYYDPESYTHWQLTVQISDAKKLHGPALETYNQSVALSKAPKGTEEKKAAIRSLLSEFETLESQLLERGAKTFKDLHPDITIQARPDYHYGGYEPEPPKPWYPILSFNLPDLNDERRAAYVKLFEACWEADLPTVKELTLAVWGNHQNPLKIAVQDRAGFSPFSIAVLRKHFDVARAVLEIAHAQFAPEEKVGTVKHSIQLTNDDDDASDRDDADVQIYSEIVDDRFTVENIGEVQSQVKSNVTPLTLMLWPCPAHYILGGEDTSQAPSQQTHALVDYQQQLQQLWGYSKQNYGHNYRSSGRSPRQVLKHAANGRSYPVRSKPAQEHIPEVDNPVNLFQFAIYLNDSELLHFLINMGEDASRRKIGTDDNAAPRLFRFEEANFLYAIRLGRTELLKGIITRTGCGIPLDDLVKKSGVKMAEKPQQYQGLSVHGRKREDWANAGREVQSQQAGAQHPPLLHAAQFGSLDSVEWFSSDAVLRCYLQFTDDHRDDIRIQNLAKTKGGVEFAISKWLNLRAHLLLHCVVLGKTSDESLDLLRYLGKTRPEALEHRSASGMTPLHIAFRLHRVDMIPILLEAGAQQTCRNNVGANIVHSILDNAFLPHDKKLDRIRKLFGLIDPRLIASLLTERTTEAPGAATPLARWMHSFRPQYSGSVAEGHDKVLKVILDFSKGEDLGIISGEGDTQVHAAARYGAHAVLRAMLDCRPDLLFRENATGRTPYEIAEDSYLTKEVFSNPPSLSPPNRDCYSNNRRRLVRRHRPVSTGGVLQKRVEEFAEELKDDTPDVEKVLGVCKEFATKAEGTKRKLVSLVEANLRGDEVEVWFTMGESADL, from the exons ATGTCGAACCAAGAACAATCCTCACCTCAAATCCCTCTCCCGCCACTACCAGCCACTCACGTGGATTGGATCTCACATGTCACCAATCATCCAGACACGCCATTACGTGAGTTGATCACTCCTTACAAGGAATACGACTCGAAACTGCGTGAGGTCTTTGCGCAACAGCCAAATCATCCAGCAGCCGCAAAACCCAATATCGTTCCTGTCTTCGCAGGTCACGAGCAGGATCTCAAAATCCGTGCTCGCAACCTCGCCGCTGAGTCGGAAGCAGAACGCCAATGCTATCTCATGCCACTCAAGAAGTGGGATCGGAAGACCAATGGTACCCCAGCTGTTGTCCAATCACTGAAGGAATTCCAGAAGAACTTTCAGCTGTTCTCGGAATCCTCCCTTGTTGATATGGATTGGTCCAATGTGGTTGTTGCAGGCAGCGCAGTCGTGACCTCTTTGTTGCCTGTTCCAGAAGAGCACAACAGGTCCAAGCGCGCTCTTCGCGAGTACTACCATCAACAACTTGCACCTGCTTCGGATGTTGATCTTTTCCTTTATGGTCTCACGGAAGAACAAGCCGTTGAGAAGATCAAGCAGATCGAGCAGCGTATCAGGGACTCAATCTTGACTGAGACCACCACTGTTCGCACCAAGAATGCAATCACTATCGCCTCCCAGTACCCAACACGCCATGTTCAGATTGTGCTGCGTATATACCGGTCCATCTCCGAGATTCTCACTTGCTTCGACGTCGATTGCTCTTGTGCCGCCTACGATGGCTCTCAGGTCTATGCCAGCCCTCGTGCATTGGCTGCATACATGACACAGATCAACACTATCGACCTGACCCGTCGTTCTCCATCATACGAAAATCGTCTGTCAAAGTACTCCCACCGAGGTTTCGAAATTTACTGGCCACTGCTTGATCGCTCACGCATCGACCCTACGATATTTGAGCGATCATTTGGTCGCACACTTGGCCTTGCTAGATTACTCGTGCTAGAAAATCTACCCAGCAACGCAGATAGGGAAGCTTACGTGGATCAGCGACGTGCGGAGCGCGGAAGGCCAGCCATCAATCGATGGGGTGGACGCGGCTTCACAGGTAATATGAAGGAAGAGCACGACGACGAGGTCGCAGAGTGGGTCGAAACAGACGAGGTCAGCGACTACCATACCTTCACTATCCCATATGGTCCCAAGTATCATGCACGGAAAATCGAACGTTTGTTGTACGCCAAGGACTTACTTCTCAATGCCGAGTGGAACCGTCCGAAGGAGCGCGAGACTACACTACATCGACACCCTGCATTCTTTGGGAATGCTACTGATGTGATTGGAGATTGCTGCGGCTACTGTCCTGAACCCATTACACCCGAGGACAAGGATATCGTGGGGGAAGAGAACAAAGTCTACGTATCTGGCAGCCTGTTATTTATCAAAGACAATCCAGGTCGACAAGCTATCGGATCGTTCAACCCTCTTACTAACGATGACTGGACTGAAATGGCCTACGTTGGGAACACGGCACGGTTATGCCAAGCCATCGTCGAAGGTGATCTGGAGCACGTCCAAGACTGGCTCCTTCAAGAAGGCGCTGACCCTAATCAACGAGACTATACTGGACGCACACCACTTCAGTTGGCTGTCATGACTTCAACACCTGGGATAGTACAGGTCCTCATCGATGGAGGCGCTCGCATCGTCGCACGTCTTGTAGACGGCAAGACGGCTCTCCATCTTGCTGCTATGCGTGGCGAAACCGCCATGGTTAAGGCTCTTCTCATCAAGAGCGAAGCTAACGAGGAGCTGGAAGCTGAGAAGGACGCACTTAAAAAGGGCGCCCCCAAGCCAACTGGACACGATAATCAGAACATGGCTGATGTTGAGACGGCGGTTGACAACGGCGCAGAAACGGGCACGAAGTCCCAGGGCAACACGCAAGACCCTGAGAATGCCGAGCATGACAGAGACGATGATAGTGAAGAAGAGAGCGATATCGATCTGCTCGATGAAGATTCCGAGAACAACGACGCGACAACCGAGAATTCCATCGTCAAGGTTAATCGCAGGAATTCGGTCGATACTCACGACGCTATGCTAGACAGCACTGACGACGACGAACCTGATGTCTACGATGTCAACGTTTTGGCCTGGGATGCGCCGGTATCTGCATTGCATCTTGCGATTGCGAACGGCCACACCGATGTCGTCAAGATGCTCGTGCAGGAGTTCGGCGCCGACGTGTTTCTGCCTGTCAAGCTTGTCCATGACTTCAACAAGTCGGCGCGAGCAGCCATTCTCCCTATTGTCCTTTCGTTACAGCTCCCGCAGGAGAAAGCCAAGGAAATGACAGAGCTTCTCATCGACCTTGGTGCATCACCCGCCCAAGCTGACGTCGAGCATGTCACTGCTCTTCAGTACTTCGCTGCTCATGGGGTAGAACTGCTAGCCACCATGATCTCAGCAAATCAACCTGCTGCACAGCGAGCTCTCGGTCACATTTCCATGCCAAACGGTCATTTTAATCGCGATAATATGGACATCCTGAGCACGGCCATCCGAAATGGAGATGAGACTGCTGTGGATGTCCTCTTGGAACTTGGCGCGAAACCCGAAATTGACTTCGGCACTTACATGACCTCATTGAAGAGCAAGTGGGACGCTGGAGGCTCTTCCGAAGAAAACGAAAAGAGTTTTCGGCGAAGCTTCACGCAACCTATATTCTCCGCTATCAGTGCTGAAATGCCATCGGTCATCTTGAAACTTTTGGATGCCGGTGCAAACATGAACAGTCTCACAGCAACTGCTTGGGATGCAATCCACTCGCGCCGTTCATATGGCAATAACGACATTCATACTCTGTTAGATGCTGTACGTCAAAAGGTTGAGGATATGCGTGAATTTTTGAAGACAGGCAAGGTCCCGCACTGGAACGGCGGCTACATGTTCAGCCATAACCTCGGCAACCCCTTTCCGCCTATCGTTTTTAAAGACGACTGCGAATATCTTCAATATTATGACCCAGAGTCGTACACTCATTGGCAACTGACGGTGCAGATTTCAGACGCCAAAAAGCTACATGGACCAGCACTGGAAACCTACAACCAGTCGGTTGCGTTGAGCAAGGCGCCCAAGGGCACAGAAGAAAAGAAAGCCGCAATCCGGTCACTACTCTCCGAGTTTGAAACACTCGAATCCCAGCTTCTCGAACGGGGCGCAAAGACTTTCAAGGATCTCCATCCCGATATTACAATCCAGGCCCGCCCAGACTATCACTATGGTGGTTATGAGCCGGAGCCTCCGAAACCATGGTATCCTATCCTCTCCTTCAATCTACCTGATCTGAATGATGAGCGACGTGCTGCCTACGTAAAGCTCTTCGAAGCGTGCTGGGAAGCTGACCTGCCGACTGTGAAGGAGCTCACGCTGGCAGTATGGGGCAACCATCAAAACCCTCTGAAGATTGCTGTGCAGGACAGGGCAGGATTTTCTCCCTTTTCTATTGCGGTTCTCCGGAAGCATTTTGACGTTGCGCGAGCTGTTCTAGAGATAGCGCATGCTCAATTTGCTCCCGAAGAAAAGGTCGGGACGGTCAAGCACAGTATCCAGTTAACCaacgatgacgatgatgcTTCCGATCGAGATGATGCAGATGTCCAAATCTATTCCGAGATTGTGGATGATCGATTCACCGTGGAAAACATTGGAGAGGTCCAAAGCCAAGTCAAGAGTAATGTCACCCCGCTTACGCTCATGTTATGGCCATGCCCGGCGCATTACATCTTAGGGGGCGAGGACACATCACAAGCCCCATCACAACAAACCCATGCACTTGTTGACTACCAGCAACAACTCCAACAATTGTGGGGGTATTCCAAACAAAACTATGGCCATAACTATCGTAGTAGTGGTCGCTCTCCCAGGCAGGTATTGAAGCATGCGGCAAATGGTCGAAGTTATCCTGTGCGCTCAAAGCCCGCTCAAGAGCACATACCGGAAGTAGACAACCCGGTGAACCTCTTCCAATTTGCCATATATCTGAACGATTCAGAGCTTCTTCACTTTTTGATCAACATGGGAGAGGACGCTTCCCGTCGCAAAATCGGCACTGATGACAACGCAGCACCCAGGCTCTTCCGTTTTGAAGAGGCGAATTTCTTGTACGCAATCCGCCTTGGCCGTACAGAACTATTGAAAGGAATCATCACTCGAACTGGTTGTGGTATACCCCTAGATGACCTAGTCAAGAAGAGCGGGGTTAAGATGGCGGAGAAGCCACAGCAGTACCAAGGTCTTTCTGTACATGGCCGAAAGCGAGAGGATTGGGCAAACGCTGGGAGGGAAGTGCAGAGTCAGCAAGCCGGAGCACAGCACCCGCCCCTGCTTCATGCCGCGCAGTTTGGAAGCCTTGACAGTGTCGAATGGTTTTCCAGTGATGCGGTACTGCGCTGCTACTTGCAGTTCACAGATGACCACCGAGACGACATTCGCATTCAGAATCTCGCGAAGACGAAAGGTGGTGTAGAGTTTGCCATTTCCAAGTGGCTCAACCTGCGCGCTCATTTGCTTTTACACTGTGTCGTGCTAGGTAAGACGAGCGACGAGTCCTTGGACCTGCTTCGATACCTAGGTAAGACACGCCCCGAGGCGCTCGAACATCGGTCTGCGAGTGGTATGACACCTCTGCATATTGCCTTCCGTCTACATCGCGTCGATATGATACCGATTCTCCTGGAAGCTGGTGCTCAACAGACATGCCGTAACAACGTTGGAGCCAACATCGTGCACTCAATACTGGATAATGCTTTCCTCCCACACGACAAGAAGCTCGATCGTATTCGCAAACTGTTTGGTCTAATCGATCCTCGCCTCATCGCTAGTCTCTTAACAGAACGAACGACCGAGGCCCCCGGCGCAGCTACACCCCTCGCCCGCTGGATGCATAGCTTCCGGCCACAGTACAGCGGCTCTGTAGCAGAAGGCCACGACAAGGTCCTCAAAGTAATTCTCGACTTCAGCAAAGGCGAGGACCTCGGCATCATTAGTGGTGAAGGCGATACACAAGTACATGCTGCCGCTCGCTACGGTGCCCACGCTGTTCTACGTGCCATGCTCGACTGCCGCCCTGACCTTCTCTTCCGCGAAAACGCAACTGGACGAACGCCTTATGAGATAGCAGAAGACTCCTACTTGACCAAAGAAGTTTTCAGCAACCCCCCGTCGCTCTCTCCTCCGAATAGAGATTGCTACTCCAACAACCGTCGCAGGCTGGTCCGCCGCCACAGGCCGGTATCCACGGGTGGCGTGCTCCAGAAGAGGGTAGAGGAATTTGCCGAGGAGCTCAAGGATGACACACCAGACGTAGAGAAAGTTTTGGGGGTGTGTAAGGAGTTTGCCACTAAGGCAGAGGGAACGAAGAGGAAGCTCGTTAGTCTGGTGGAAGCAA ACTTGAGAGGTGATGAGGTAGAGGTCTGGTTTACTATGGGTGAAAGTGCAGATTTGTAG